In Synechococcus sp. MU1643, a single window of DNA contains:
- the murB gene encoding UDP-N-acetylmuramate dehydrogenase, whose product MTQGDARLPQAGVNLADYTTWRVGGAAEWLAEPASLEEAQAWIEWAAHQGMPCRVMGAGSNLLIHDDGLRGLSLCLRKLQGLQLDATTGTVEVLAGEPIPSLARRVARAGLHGLEWSVGIPGTAGGAAVMNAGAQGGCTAEWLESVRVMPLEGGDCFELQRDQLDFAYRHSRLQEGNLVVLSARFRLEPGHDPDELKRVTSANLSHRTTTQPYQQPSCGSVFRNPEPLKAGRLIEEQGLKGTRIGGAEISNVHANFIVNTGHAQAKDIAQLIHLVQDRVEAEHGIRLHPEVKRLGFSSAA is encoded by the coding sequence ATGACCCAGGGCGATGCCCGCCTGCCCCAGGCCGGAGTCAACCTGGCGGACTACACCACCTGGCGTGTGGGAGGAGCCGCCGAATGGCTTGCGGAACCCGCCAGCCTTGAGGAAGCCCAGGCTTGGATCGAATGGGCCGCTCACCAAGGCATGCCCTGCCGCGTCATGGGCGCTGGGTCGAATCTGCTGATTCACGATGATGGCCTACGCGGGCTTTCGCTCTGTCTGCGCAAACTTCAGGGGCTCCAGCTTGATGCAACCACTGGGACCGTGGAAGTGCTTGCCGGCGAACCGATCCCATCATTGGCAAGACGCGTTGCACGAGCTGGTTTGCATGGTCTGGAGTGGTCGGTTGGCATCCCGGGGACCGCTGGCGGTGCGGCTGTGATGAATGCAGGAGCCCAGGGAGGCTGCACAGCGGAATGGTTGGAGTCGGTGCGGGTCATGCCCCTAGAGGGGGGCGACTGCTTTGAGCTGCAGCGGGATCAACTGGACTTCGCCTACCGGCATAGCCGTCTCCAAGAGGGCAACCTCGTGGTGTTGTCCGCACGGTTCCGCTTGGAGCCCGGTCACGATCCGGATGAACTCAAGCGGGTCACCAGCGCGAACCTCAGCCACCGCACCACCACGCAGCCCTATCAACAACCCAGCTGCGGCAGTGTCTTCCGCAATCCCGAACCGCTCAAGGCCGGACGGCTGATCGAAGAGCAGGGGCTTAAGGGAACCCGGATCGGCGGCGCTGAAATCTCAAACGTGCATGCCAATTTCATCGTCAACACCGGTCATGCCCAGGCAAAGGACATCGCCCAGCTGATCCACCTGGTGCAGGACCGCGTCGAAGCCGAGCACGGAATCCGTCTGCACCCCGAAGTGAAGCGGCTGGGATTCTCTTCGGCGGCTTAA
- a CDS encoding YbaB/EbfC family nucleoid-associated protein produces the protein MAGFGLPNFGQLTEAFKKAQEIQQNAQALQNELDGMEIEGNSSDGRASVWLSGNQQPLRVRLDPALLQEGQQASETATLEALQAAYEQSTATMKGRMEELTGGLNLNLPGMGG, from the coding sequence ATGGCAGGGTTCGGACTCCCCAATTTCGGCCAGCTCACCGAAGCCTTCAAGAAGGCCCAGGAGATTCAGCAGAACGCTCAGGCCCTGCAGAACGAACTTGATGGGATGGAGATCGAAGGCAACAGCAGCGATGGCCGTGCCAGCGTTTGGCTGTCGGGCAACCAGCAACCCCTCCGGGTGCGGTTGGACCCAGCCCTGCTGCAAGAGGGCCAACAGGCCAGCGAAACGGCCACGCTGGAAGCCCTGCAAGCGGCCTACGAGCAATCCACAGCCACGATGAAGGGCCGCATGGAAGAACTCACCGGTGGCCTGAACCTCAACCTCCCCGGAATGGGCGGCTGA